In Melanotaenia boesemani isolate fMelBoe1 chromosome 7, fMelBoe1.pri, whole genome shotgun sequence, a single window of DNA contains:
- the LOC121642778 gene encoding uncharacterized protein LOC121642778: MVCGSLLWRSPCLGKLRDPALQPWLRRGPPACPDLGGFPVVTSSVVLGTYHWIRLVSGNWPEYLGGTFNFDFDGVTEITHITAKQENEAFVLHINGAKINDAGLYYCIKVKQLNLAFIKGTFLQIKGPEPDITAVIQEPPTEPLNPGDPVNLQCSVFFKTEKKTCPADHSVFWFKAGSDDRHPSFLYLHGNSGDKCERTPETNTTQKCVYSFSSEVTSSDAGTFYCAVATCGEILIGNGTKVDIQASNLWDLKVSNTVILLLGAALTASLVVISVLVYKIKKATCGCWKDAVMNCDNQQIQQRSEVSVTYAAPTFTQKKAGRAERKKMKTSQKDTIYSDIRVLG, from the exons ATGGTCTGTGGGTCTTTACTGTGGAGATCGCCCTGCTTGGGGAAGTTGAGGgaccctgcactgcagccttggCTGCGGCGTGGGCCCCcagcctgccctgatctgggagGTTTTCCTGTGGTGACATCCTCTGTGGTTCTTG GAACCTACCACTGGATCAGACTCGTTTCTGGAAACTGGCCTGAATATCTGGGAGGAACATTTAACTTTGATTTTGATGGTGTTACAGAGATAACTCACATTACAGCAAAGCAAGAAAATGAAGCATTTGTTCTCCATATTAATGGAGCTAAGATCAATGATGCTGGTCTTTATTACtgtattaaagtaaaacagctTAATCTGGCCTTTATTAAAGGAACATTTCTACAAATTAAGG gaccagaaccagataTCACTGCTGTCATTCAGGAGCCTCCAACTGAGCCGCTAAATCCAGGAGACCCAGTCAATCTGCAGTGTTCAGTCTTCTTTAAGACCGAGAAGAAAACTTGTCCAGCAGATCACAGCGTGTTCTGGTTCAAAGCCGGATCAGATGATCGTCATCCCAGTTTTCTTTATCTTCATGGTAACAGTGGTGATAAATGTGAGAGGACTCCTGAGACTAACACCACACAGAAATGTGTCTACAGCTTCTCCAGTGAAGTTACCTCCTCTGATGCTGGGACGTTTTACTGTGCTGTGGCCACATGTGGAGAGATTTTAATTGGAAATGGAACAAAAGTGGACATCCAAG CATCCAACCTGTGGGATTTGAAGGTGTCCAACACAGTTATTTTGCTGTTAGGTGCTGCTCTGACTGCGAGCCTCGTTGTTATATCTGTCCTAGTTTATAAAATCAAGAAGGCAACTTGTGGGTGTTGGAAAG ATGCTGTTATGAACTGCGACAATCAGCAAATTCAACAG AGGAGTGAGGTCTCTGTGACGTATGCTGCACCTACtttcacacagaaaaaagctggcagagctgagagaaagaaaatgaaaacatcacagAAGGACACAATCTACTCTGATATCAGAGTTCTGGGATAG